In a genomic window of [Empedobacter] haloabium:
- a CDS encoding DUF885 family protein: MKRLSAAILAAGLLAAQAQAAPKANPTDDQFRAVYTQEWQWRLSQRLEDAEDDTNGIRATLPKIDPATQLARQRYWEGTLRRLDAIDEKKLSAPERINYAVYRTQIAALLDNQRFREYEKPLNADSSFWSNLTYEARKPFRTLAEYRAYVAQLNDVPRYFDDEMANMRAGLARGFTPPKVTLQGRDQSLVAVVEAKPEDTPFYQPFKTMAATIPAAEQASLREAALAAIRTQVIPAHARLLKFMREQYVPRATDNLAAERLPDGKAYYQSKIVEYTTTNLTADAIHQIGLAEMAKIRAEMAQVMKEVKFDGDLPAFLHFLRTDPRFYARTPEELLMRAAWIAKKFDGKAEQYFGRLPRSRFAVIPVPPEQAPYYTSGRGGPGVYLVNTYNLPARPLYSLPALTLHESAPGHAFQMPLALEQQGRPAFRNAYISAYGEGWALYSERLGTEMGIYETPYEVFGMLSYQAWRASRLVVDTGIHAKGWTREQAQRYLMENTALSSHEVETEVDRYISWPGQALSYYLGEMAIIDARRRAEAALGTKFDIRAFHDTVLELGSVPLPVLAARIERFIAEGGKGPY; the protein is encoded by the coding sequence ATGAAACGACTCAGCGCGGCCATCCTTGCCGCCGGCCTGTTGGCCGCCCAAGCCCAGGCTGCCCCGAAGGCGAATCCCACCGACGACCAGTTCCGCGCGGTCTACACGCAGGAATGGCAGTGGCGCCTGTCGCAGCGGCTGGAGGATGCCGAGGACGATACCAACGGCATCCGCGCCACCTTGCCGAAGATCGACCCGGCCACGCAGCTGGCGCGCCAGCGCTACTGGGAGGGCACCTTGCGCCGGCTCGATGCCATCGACGAGAAGAAGTTGTCGGCGCCCGAGCGCATCAACTATGCCGTCTACCGCACCCAGATCGCCGCGCTGCTGGACAACCAGCGCTTCCGCGAATACGAGAAGCCGCTGAACGCCGATTCGTCGTTCTGGTCGAACCTGACCTACGAGGCGCGCAAGCCGTTCCGCACGCTGGCGGAGTATCGCGCCTACGTGGCGCAGCTGAACGACGTGCCGCGCTACTTCGACGACGAGATGGCGAACATGCGCGCCGGCCTGGCGCGCGGCTTCACCCCGCCGAAAGTCACGCTGCAGGGCCGCGACCAGTCGCTCGTCGCCGTGGTCGAGGCCAAGCCGGAGGACACGCCGTTCTACCAGCCGTTCAAGACGATGGCGGCGACCATCCCGGCGGCGGAGCAGGCCAGCCTGCGCGAGGCGGCGCTGGCGGCGATCCGCACCCAGGTGATCCCGGCGCACGCGCGCCTGCTCAAATTCATGCGCGAGCAATACGTGCCGCGCGCTACCGACAACCTGGCGGCCGAGCGCCTGCCGGACGGCAAGGCCTACTATCAATCGAAGATCGTCGAGTACACCACGACGAACCTGACGGCGGACGCGATCCACCAGATCGGCCTGGCCGAGATGGCGAAGATCCGCGCCGAGATGGCGCAGGTGATGAAGGAGGTGAAGTTCGACGGCGACCTGCCCGCGTTCCTGCATTTCCTGCGCACCGACCCGCGCTTCTACGCCAGGACGCCGGAAGAGCTGTTGATGCGCGCGGCCTGGATCGCCAAGAAGTTCGACGGCAAGGCCGAGCAGTACTTCGGGCGGCTGCCGCGCAGCCGCTTCGCCGTCATTCCGGTGCCGCCGGAGCAGGCGCCGTACTATACGTCCGGCCGCGGCGGCCCCGGCGTCTACCTCGTCAACACGTACAACCTGCCGGCTCGCCCGCTCTACAGCCTGCCGGCACTGACCCTGCACGAATCGGCGCCGGGCCACGCGTTCCAGATGCCGCTGGCGCTGGAGCAGCAGGGCCGGCCGGCGTTCCGCAATGCCTACATCTCGGCCTATGGCGAGGGCTGGGCGCTGTACTCGGAGCGCCTCGGCACGGAGATGGGCATCTACGAGACGCCCTATGAAGTGTTCGGCATGCTCAGCTACCAGGCCTGGCGCGCCTCGCGCCTGGTGGTCGACACGGGCATCCATGCCAAGGGCTGGACCCGCGAGCAGGCCCAGCGCTACCTGATGGAGAACACGGCCTTGTCCAGCCACGAAGTCGAGACCGAGGTGGACCGCTACATTTCCTGGCCGGGCCAGGCGCTGTCGTACTACCTGGGCGAGATGGCGATCATCGATGCGCGTCGGCGCGCCGAGGCCGCGCTGGGTACGAAGTTCGACATCCGCGCCTTCCACGATACCGTGCTGGAGCTGGGCTCGGTGCCGCTGCCGGTGCTGGCGGCGCGGATCGAGCGCTTCATCGCCGAGGGAGGGAAGGGCCCTTACTGA
- a CDS encoding urease accessory protein UreD, which yields MPDCHASLTDFSPHAGPGAWQASLKLGFRRDGAVTRLAQREHRGPLRVQKPLYPEEPAVCHAIVVHPPGGVVGGDCLAIDVHAGDGAHAFLTTPGAAKWYRANGHVSRQQVALQAGAGAMLEWLPQETIFHDDVDIALDHHVTLAADAAYLGCEIFCLGRRAAGETFTSGRIAQRTSIRRGGRLLWWEQGVLTPVRQHSPLGLAGRGVCATLVACGTPLGADVLAAVRALDDGAHFGATRMKEVFVVRWLGDDSETARDIMLAAWRLLRPALLGRVACEPRSWRT from the coding sequence ATGCCCGACTGCCACGCCAGCCTTACCGATTTCTCCCCGCACGCCGGCCCCGGCGCGTGGCAGGCCAGCCTCAAGCTGGGCTTTCGCCGCGACGGCGCCGTCACGCGCCTGGCCCAGCGCGAGCACCGCGGTCCGCTGCGCGTGCAGAAACCCCTGTATCCCGAAGAACCGGCCGTGTGCCATGCGATCGTCGTGCATCCGCCCGGCGGCGTGGTGGGTGGCGACTGCCTGGCCATCGACGTGCACGCGGGCGACGGCGCGCACGCCTTCCTGACCACGCCCGGCGCGGCCAAGTGGTACCGCGCCAACGGCCACGTCTCGCGCCAGCAGGTGGCGCTGCAGGCCGGCGCCGGCGCCATGCTCGAATGGCTGCCGCAGGAAACCATCTTCCATGACGATGTCGATATCGCCCTCGACCATCACGTGACGTTGGCGGCGGATGCAGCCTACCTGGGCTGCGAGATCTTCTGCCTGGGCCGGCGCGCCGCCGGCGAAACCTTCACCAGCGGGCGCATCGCCCAGCGCACCTCGATCCGGCGCGGCGGCCGGCTGCTGTGGTGGGAGCAGGGCGTGCTGACGCCGGTGCGCCAGCACAGCCCGCTCGGCCTGGCCGGCCGCGGCGTCTGCGCGACCCTGGTCGCGTGCGGCACGCCGCTGGGCGCCGACGTGCTGGCCGCCGTGCGCGCGCTGGACGATGGCGCGCATTTCGGCGCCACCCGCATGAAGGAGGTTTTCGTCGTGCGCTGGCTGGGCGACGACAGCGAGACCGCCCGCGACATCATGCTGGCCGCGTGGCGGCTGCTGCGCCCCGCCTTGCTGGGCCGCGTGGCCTGCGAACCGCGCAGCTGGCGCACCTGA
- a CDS encoding urease subunit gamma codes for MDLTPREKDKLLIFTAGLLAERRLARGLKLNHPEAIALITAALLEGARDGRSVADLMSYGTTILTREQVMEGVPEMIPDIQVEATFPDGSKLVTVHNPIV; via the coding sequence ATGGACCTGACACCCCGCGAAAAAGACAAGCTGCTGATCTTCACTGCCGGCCTGCTGGCCGAACGCCGGCTGGCGCGCGGCCTGAAGCTGAACCATCCCGAAGCCATCGCCTTGATCACGGCCGCACTGCTGGAAGGCGCGCGCGACGGGCGCAGCGTGGCCGACCTGATGTCGTACGGGACGACCATCCTGACGCGCGAACAGGTGATGGAAGGCGTGCCGGAAATGATCCCGGACATCCAGGTCGAAGCCACTTTCCCGGACGGCAGCAAGCTGGTGACCGTCCACAACCCGATCGTATGA
- a CDS encoding urease subunit beta gives MIPGEYQLEQGDLPLNEGRATVTVVVANQGDRPIQVGSHFHFFEVNNALSFERWKAYGRRLNIAAGTAVRFEPGQQRTVELVDLEGDREVYGFSGKVMGKLKTDGGQG, from the coding sequence ATGATCCCCGGCGAATATCAACTGGAGCAGGGCGACCTGCCGCTCAACGAAGGCCGCGCGACAGTAACGGTGGTCGTCGCCAACCAGGGCGACCGGCCGATCCAGGTTGGCTCGCACTTCCACTTCTTCGAAGTGAACAACGCGCTGTCGTTCGAGCGCTGGAAGGCCTACGGCCGGCGCCTGAACATCGCCGCCGGCACCGCCGTGCGGTTCGAGCCGGGCCAGCAGCGCACCGTCGAACTGGTCGACCTGGAGGGCGACCGCGAGGTGTACGGCTTTTCCGGCAAGGTGATGGGCAAGCTCAAGACCGACGGCGGGCAGGGCTGA
- the ureC gene encoding urease subunit alpha, with product MATIPRRAYAEMFGPTTGDRIRLADTELFIKIERDHAIYGEEVKFGGGKVIRDGMGQSQRAHADVMDTVITNAVIVDHWGIVKADIGIKDGLIAAIGKAGNPDIQPGVTMAIGGATEIIAGEGMIVTAGGIDSHIHFICPQQIEEALMSGVTTMLGGGTGPATGTAATTCTPGPWHLHAMLQAADAFPMNLGFLGKGNVSLPLPLEEQIRAGAIGLKLHEDWGSTPAAIDNCLAVADRFDIQVALHSDTLNEGGFLQDTLAAFKDRTIHTFHTEGAGGGHAPDIIAAVGQANVLPSSTNPTRPYTVNTLDEHLDMLMVCHHLDPAIIEDVAFAESRIRRETIAAEDILHDLGAISMMSSDSQAMGRVGETILRTWQTAHKMKVQRGALEGDSARNDNFRVKRYIAKYTINPAITHGIAHAVGSLEVGKIADIVLWKPAFFGVKPSMILKGGMIAAAQMGDPNASIPTPQPVHYRPMFGAFGGGLKKSFTFVSQAAFDAGIGDALKLSKTLIPVRGMRHLRKHHMIHNGATPVMEVDPETYEVRADGRLLTCEPATVLPLAQRYFLF from the coding sequence ATGGCGACGATCCCGCGCCGCGCCTATGCCGAGATGTTCGGCCCCACCACGGGCGACCGGATCCGCCTGGCCGACACCGAGCTGTTCATCAAGATCGAACGCGATCACGCCATCTATGGCGAAGAGGTCAAGTTCGGCGGCGGCAAGGTGATCCGCGACGGCATGGGCCAGTCGCAGCGCGCCCATGCCGACGTGATGGACACCGTCATCACCAATGCCGTCATCGTCGACCATTGGGGCATCGTCAAGGCCGACATCGGCATCAAGGACGGGCTGATCGCCGCCATCGGCAAGGCCGGCAACCCGGACATCCAGCCCGGTGTGACGATGGCCATCGGCGGCGCTACCGAGATCATCGCGGGCGAGGGCATGATCGTCACCGCCGGCGGGATCGACAGCCACATCCACTTCATCTGCCCGCAGCAGATCGAGGAAGCCTTGATGAGCGGCGTGACGACGATGCTGGGCGGCGGCACCGGGCCCGCCACCGGCACGGCCGCCACCACCTGCACGCCGGGTCCGTGGCACCTGCACGCGATGCTGCAGGCGGCCGACGCGTTCCCGATGAACCTGGGCTTTCTCGGCAAGGGCAACGTCAGCCTGCCGCTGCCGCTGGAGGAGCAGATCCGCGCCGGCGCCATCGGCCTCAAATTGCACGAGGACTGGGGCAGCACCCCGGCCGCGATCGACAACTGCCTGGCCGTCGCCGACCGCTTCGACATCCAGGTCGCGCTGCACAGCGACACGTTGAACGAAGGCGGCTTCCTGCAGGACACGCTGGCGGCGTTCAAGGATCGCACCATCCACACCTTCCACACCGAGGGCGCCGGCGGCGGCCACGCGCCGGACATCATCGCCGCCGTCGGCCAGGCCAACGTGCTGCCGTCGTCGACCAATCCGACCCGGCCCTATACGGTCAACACGCTGGACGAACACCTGGACATGCTGATGGTCTGCCACCACCTCGATCCGGCGATCATCGAGGACGTGGCGTTCGCCGAGTCGCGCATCCGCCGCGAGACCATCGCCGCCGAGGACATCCTGCACGACCTGGGCGCGATCTCGATGATGTCGTCCGACTCGCAGGCCATGGGCCGCGTCGGCGAAACCATCCTGCGCACGTGGCAGACGGCGCACAAGATGAAGGTGCAGCGCGGCGCGCTGGAAGGGGACAGCGCCCGCAACGACAACTTCCGCGTCAAGCGCTACATCGCCAAGTACACGATCAACCCCGCCATCACGCACGGCATCGCCCATGCGGTGGGCTCGCTGGAGGTAGGCAAGATCGCCGACATCGTGCTGTGGAAGCCGGCCTTCTTCGGCGTCAAGCCGTCCATGATCCTGAAGGGCGGCATGATCGCGGCGGCGCAGATGGGCGACCCGAACGCGTCGATCCCCACGCCGCAGCCGGTGCACTACCGGCCCATGTTCGGCGCCTTCGGCGGCGGCCTGAAGAAATCGTTCACCTTCGTCTCCCAGGCCGCCTTCGACGCCGGCATCGGCGATGCGCTCAAGTTGTCCAAGACGCTGATCCCGGTGCGCGGCATGCGCCACCTGCGCAAGCACCACATGATCCACAACGGCGCCACGCCCGTGATGGAAGTGGACCCGGAAACCTACGAGGTGCGCGCGGATGGCCGTCTCCTGACGTGCGAACCCGCCACCGTGCTGCCGCTGGCGCAGCGCTATTTCCTGTTCTAG
- the ureE gene encoding urease accessory protein UreE: MLTLHTKIPETNVIDPRAPVDGRLVLPYELREKCRLRARLDSGEEVAIFTVRGTVLRGGDLLKGDDGPGVRIVRVEAAPEATYKVTCADAHALLRCAFHLGNRHTQAQVGEGFLRIRADAVLRDMLAGLGATVIEQLAPFEPESGAYGGGHHHHDHGHGPLAPVPLRQRIHRPGDPA; encoded by the coding sequence ATGCTGACACTGCATACCAAAATACCGGAGACGAACGTCATCGACCCGCGCGCCCCCGTCGACGGGCGCCTGGTGCTGCCCTACGAGCTGCGCGAGAAGTGCCGGCTGCGCGCGCGGCTCGATTCGGGCGAGGAGGTCGCCATCTTCACCGTGCGCGGCACCGTGCTGCGCGGCGGCGACCTGCTCAAGGGCGACGATGGGCCGGGTGTTCGCATCGTTCGCGTCGAGGCGGCGCCCGAGGCCACCTACAAGGTCACCTGCGCCGATGCGCACGCGCTGCTGCGCTGCGCCTTCCACCTGGGCAACCGGCATACCCAGGCCCAGGTGGGCGAGGGCTTTCTGCGCATCCGCGCCGACGCCGTGCTGCGCGACATGCTGGCGGGCCTGGGCGCGACGGTCATCGAGCAGCTGGCGCCATTCGAGCCGGAGTCGGGCGCCTACGGCGGCGGCCATCACCATCACGACCATGGTCATGGTCCCCTGGCGCCGGTGCCGCTGCGCCAGCGCATCCACCGGCCCGGCGACCCGGCATGA
- a CDS encoding urease accessory UreF family protein has product MGAAQLLHLLQLASPSLPIGAYSYSQGLEAALEQGLVTDADSARRWIARQLHEVVALWEAPLCWRLMASFTRRDALAVAELSEQFLASRDTAELRAETVQMGFSLARLIAELGIADEGALAMLHAHAEVPLPAAYACAVAALGIPHEEALLALLFAWAENQVLVCVKSVPLGQVAGQKLLLSLRPDLEAAALCAQSLADHALSNWAPGLALLSMRHEVQYSRLYRS; this is encoded by the coding sequence ATAGGCGCGGCGCAACTGCTGCACCTGCTGCAGCTGGCCAGTCCCTCGCTGCCGATCGGCGCCTACAGCTATTCGCAAGGCCTGGAGGCGGCGCTGGAGCAGGGCTTGGTGACGGATGCGGACAGCGCGCGCCGCTGGATCGCGCGCCAGCTGCACGAGGTGGTCGCGCTGTGGGAGGCGCCGCTGTGCTGGCGCCTGATGGCGTCGTTCACCCGGCGCGACGCGCTGGCGGTGGCGGAGCTGTCGGAGCAGTTCCTGGCTTCGCGCGATACGGCCGAACTGCGCGCCGAGACCGTGCAGATGGGCTTTTCGCTGGCGCGCCTGATCGCCGAACTGGGCATCGCCGACGAGGGCGCGCTGGCCATGCTGCACGCGCATGCCGAGGTGCCGCTGCCGGCGGCATATGCCTGCGCCGTCGCCGCGCTGGGCATCCCGCACGAGGAAGCCCTGCTGGCGCTGCTGTTCGCCTGGGCCGAGAACCAGGTGCTGGTATGCGTCAAGTCGGTGCCGCTGGGCCAGGTGGCGGGGCAAAAGCTGCTGCTGTCGTTGCGGCCCGACCTGGAGGCGGCGGCGCTGTGCGCGCAGTCGCTGGCCGACCATGCGCTGTCGAACTGGGCGCCTGGCCTGGCCCTGCTGTCGATGCGTCACGAAGTGCAGTACAGCCGACTTTATCGATCCTGA
- the ureG gene encoding urease accessory protein UreG, which translates to MQPSSNPLRVGIGGPVGSGKTALCEMLCKGMRERYDMAVITNDIYTREDMEILLRANALPAERLMGVETGGCPHTAIREDASINLEAIARMQADFPDLDLILVESGGDNLAATFSPELSDLTLYVIDVAGGEKIPRKGGPGITRSDLLIINKTDLAPHVGADLDVMARDARQQRGARPFVFTNLRSGEGVAQVIDFIRTQGLLEARS; encoded by the coding sequence ATGCAACCATCTTCCAACCCGCTGCGCGTCGGCATCGGCGGTCCCGTCGGCTCCGGCAAGACGGCGCTGTGCGAAATGCTGTGCAAGGGCATGCGCGAGCGCTACGACATGGCCGTCATCACCAACGACATCTATACCCGCGAGGACATGGAGATCCTGCTGCGCGCCAACGCGCTGCCGGCCGAGCGGCTGATGGGCGTGGAGACGGGCGGCTGCCCGCACACGGCCATCCGCGAGGACGCCTCGATCAACCTGGAAGCGATCGCGCGCATGCAGGCCGACTTCCCGGACCTCGACCTGATCCTGGTCGAATCGGGCGGCGACAACCTGGCCGCCACCTTCAGTCCCGAGCTGTCCGACCTGACGCTGTACGTGATCGACGTGGCCGGCGGCGAGAAGATCCCGCGCAAGGGCGGGCCCGGCATCACGCGCTCGGACCTCCTGATCATCAACAAGACCGACCTGGCGCCGCACGTGGGCGCGGACCTGGACGTGATGGCGCGCGACGCCCGCCAGCAGCGCGGCGCGCGGCCGTTCGTCTTCACCAATCTGCGCAGCGGCGAGGGCGTGGCGCAGGTCATCGATTTCATCCGCACGCAGGGCTTGCTGGAAGCGCGATCATGA
- a CDS encoding HupE/UreJ family protein — translation MRALRLLPLVLCLPLPVLAHPGHAHSAGFAAGLLHPLTGLDHLLALLAIGIWSARQSPRLLPLALAALAAGAAIGQAGLRLPALEGGIALSVLVAGALAAAAVRLPGLAAGAIVAGFALWHGNAHGLELRQASASAGFLLASAGLLMTGRRLSCWPQARMLGGAVAAAGCVLLAA, via the coding sequence ATGAGGGCGCTCCGGTTGTTGCCGCTGGTCCTGTGCCTGCCGTTGCCGGTACTGGCCCATCCCGGCCACGCGCACAGCGCGGGTTTCGCCGCAGGGCTGCTGCATCCGCTGACGGGCCTGGACCACTTGCTGGCACTGCTGGCGATCGGCATCTGGAGCGCGCGGCAGTCGCCGCGGCTGCTGCCGCTGGCGCTGGCGGCGCTGGCTGCCGGCGCCGCCATCGGCCAGGCCGGCCTGCGCCTGCCCGCCCTGGAGGGCGGCATCGCGTTGTCGGTCCTGGTGGCCGGCGCGCTGGCCGCGGCGGCGGTACGGCTGCCGGGCCTGGCGGCAGGCGCCATCGTGGCCGGGTTTGCGCTATGGCACGGCAATGCCCATGGCCTGGAGCTGCGGCAGGCGAGCGCCAGCGCCGGGTTCCTGCTGGCCAGCGCTGGCTTGCTGATGACGGGGCGCCGGCTGTCCTGCTGGCCGCAGGCACGCATGCTGGGCGGCGCCGTGGCGGCAGCGGGTTGCGTCCTGTTGGCCGCGTAG
- a CDS encoding 1-acyl-sn-glycerol-3-phosphate acyltransferase: MTNHRLAVAELPTIKQRMALRVLHFFGWKFMYRPLPGPRGILVTYQHTSNWDFFIGLFAKWAVDLPFRWLAKDSLFRIPLLGKWFVSLGGQPVDRSAPNGMIRAQAERMNAAPWYWVAITPEGTRSYRPNWKSGFYHLAIEAKVPLCLVALDYPNKTLHMTDHLWLTGDQERDMAAIAAAYAGRQGKHPHNAAPIVLAERREKPRD, from the coding sequence ATGACCAATCACAGGCTGGCGGTCGCCGAACTGCCCACGATCAAGCAGCGCATGGCCTTGCGCGTCCTTCACTTCTTCGGCTGGAAGTTCATGTACCGGCCATTGCCGGGGCCGCGCGGCATCCTGGTCACCTACCAGCACACGTCGAACTGGGACTTCTTCATCGGCCTGTTCGCCAAATGGGCCGTCGACCTGCCGTTCCGCTGGCTGGCCAAGGATTCGCTGTTCCGCATACCCTTGCTGGGCAAGTGGTTCGTCAGCCTGGGTGGCCAGCCGGTCGACCGCAGCGCACCGAACGGCATGATCCGGGCCCAGGCCGAGCGCATGAACGCGGCCCCGTGGTATTGGGTCGCCATCACGCCGGAGGGCACGCGCAGCTACAGGCCCAACTGGAAAAGCGGCTTTTACCATCTGGCCATCGAGGCCAAGGTGCCGTTGTGCCTGGTCGCGCTGGATTATCCCAACAAGACGCTGCACATGACCGACCACCTGTGGCTGACCGGCGACCAGGAACGCGACATGGCCGCCATCGCCGCGGCTTACGCCGGACGACAGGGCAAGCATCCGCACAACGCCGCCCCCATCGTGCTGGCCGAGCGGCGCGAGAAGCCGCGCGACTGA
- a CDS encoding MBL fold metallo-hydrolase, with protein MSRQIVPAQAALLAALALSSAIASAAAPMVKTQAPGFYRTMVGDFEVTVVNDGTVDLPMDKLLQAPKPKIDQALSHHYLTAPVETSVNAFLVNTGSKLVLIDAGAGNLFGPTLGKLVNSIKAAGYQPEQIDEIYITHLHPDHIGGLNTGDKPAFPNAVVRADKHDTDYWLSKTQMESAPADKKGYFQGAQGALGPYANANRLQPFNGNTELVPGVRATSSYGHTPGHTTYVVESRGQKLVLIGDLMHAKFIQFDDPSVTIGFDSDSKAALAARKAAFAHAAKEGALIGAAHLPFPGLGHLRGSGKGYEFIPVNYTVPR; from the coding sequence ATGTCCAGACAAATCGTACCCGCCCAGGCAGCCCTGCTGGCGGCGCTGGCACTGTCCAGCGCGATCGCATCCGCCGCCGCGCCGATGGTGAAAACCCAGGCGCCCGGTTTCTACCGCACGATGGTGGGGGACTTCGAGGTAACCGTCGTCAACGACGGCACGGTCGACCTGCCGATGGACAAACTGCTGCAGGCACCGAAACCGAAGATCGACCAGGCGCTGAGCCATCACTACCTGACGGCCCCGGTAGAGACGTCCGTCAACGCCTTCCTCGTCAATACAGGCAGCAAGCTGGTGCTGATCGATGCGGGTGCCGGCAACCTGTTCGGCCCCACCTTGGGCAAACTGGTCAACAGCATCAAGGCCGCCGGCTACCAGCCGGAGCAGATCGACGAGATCTACATCACCCATCTGCACCCCGACCATATCGGCGGCCTGAACACGGGCGACAAGCCGGCGTTCCCGAACGCCGTGGTACGTGCCGACAAGCATGACACGGACTACTGGCTCAGCAAGACCCAGATGGAATCGGCACCGGCCGACAAGAAGGGCTATTTCCAGGGCGCACAGGGCGCGCTGGGGCCATATGCGAATGCCAACCGCCTGCAGCCGTTCAACGGCAACACGGAGCTGGTGCCGGGCGTGCGCGCCACGTCCAGCTACGGCCACACGCCGGGTCACACCACTTATGTGGTGGAAAGCCGCGGCCAGAAGCTGGTCCTGATCGGCGACCTGATGCATGCGAAATTCATCCAGTTCGATGATCCATCGGTGACGATCGGCTTCGACAGCGACAGCAAGGCCGCGCTGGCCGCGCGCAAGGCGGCGTTCGCGCATGCGGCGAAAGAGGGCGCGCTGATCGGCGCGGCGCACCTGCCGTTCCCGGGCCTGGGTCACCTGCGCGGCAGCGGCAAGGGATACGAGTTCATTCCGGTCAACTACACCGTGCCGCGCTGA
- a CDS encoding IS110 family transposase: protein MEQFIKNVGLDTHKATIAVSVADSEGELRYMGEIPNTSEAIAKLVKQLGKDGAKLVFCYEAGPCGYGIFRQLRGLGLECLVVAPSLIPKKAGDRVKTDRRDSMMLARLLRAGELTPVWVPDDAQEGLRDLTRAREDMKALQLKAKQRLSAFLLRHGKSYDGKSNWTQAHFRWLEQMKFASRTQQIVFQEYVDTVKALTKRVDGLDQQLEAEATASALWPMIEALMALRGVNLLTAATVMAEIGDLHRFATAPQFMAYLGLVPSEHSSGASKSRGSITKTGNGHVRKVLIESAWTYRYPARKTAHLQRRAEKTSDEVQEIAWNAQKRLCARYRAMGERGKLKVQACTAVARELAGFIWAIGQVTPRVRPTT from the coding sequence ATGGAACAGTTTATCAAGAATGTCGGACTCGATACCCACAAGGCGACGATCGCCGTTTCGGTTGCCGATTCAGAAGGCGAGCTGCGTTACATGGGTGAAATCCCGAACACATCCGAGGCGATTGCTAAGCTGGTAAAGCAGCTCGGCAAGGATGGCGCGAAACTGGTGTTCTGTTACGAAGCTGGCCCTTGTGGCTATGGGATTTTCCGCCAGCTTAGGGGACTGGGTCTGGAGTGCTTGGTGGTGGCACCGTCGCTGATTCCGAAGAAAGCTGGTGACCGCGTCAAGACCGATCGCCGTGACAGCATGATGTTGGCTCGCCTGCTTCGTGCCGGTGAACTCACTCCAGTGTGGGTACCCGATGATGCGCAGGAGGGATTACGCGACTTGACACGGGCACGCGAGGATATGAAGGCGCTGCAGTTGAAGGCTAAGCAGCGGTTATCCGCTTTCCTGTTGCGTCATGGGAAAAGCTACGATGGCAAGAGCAACTGGACGCAGGCGCATTTCCGCTGGCTGGAGCAAATGAAGTTTGCGAGTCGGACGCAGCAAATCGTCTTCCAGGAATACGTCGATACGGTCAAGGCGCTGACTAAGCGCGTTGACGGACTAGATCAGCAACTGGAAGCAGAAGCCACGGCATCGGCACTCTGGCCAATGATCGAAGCGTTGATGGCGCTACGGGGTGTCAATCTGCTCACCGCCGCCACCGTGATGGCGGAAATCGGCGACCTGCATCGCTTTGCCACCGCACCGCAATTTATGGCCTATTTGGGACTGGTGCCGAGCGAGCACTCAAGTGGGGCAAGCAAATCGCGAGGCAGCATCACCAAGACCGGGAACGGGCACGTACGTAAGGTGCTCATCGAGTCGGCATGGACCTACCGGTACCCAGCCCGTAAGACAGCTCACTTGCAGCGCCGTGCCGAGAAGACGTCAGACGAGGTCCAGGAGATCGCCTGGAACGCCCAAAAGCGGCTCTGTGCGCGCTATCGCGCGATGGGCGAGAGGGGCAAACTCAAAGTACAGGCATGCACGGCGGTGGCGCGCGAGCTGGCAGGCTTCATCTGGGCCATTGGCCAAGTGACGCCGCGCGTCAGGCCAACGACGTAA